In one Spirosoma rigui genomic region, the following are encoded:
- a CDS encoding heavy-metal-associated domain-containing protein has protein sequence MLRNLFLTALTSLIVFGTTLAGTTPRDDKEKEVKIKTSAICGMCKARIERNLAFEKGVKESTLDVKSKVVTIKYNPAKTDVAKLKANISKTGYDAEEVAADEAGYAKLPSCCKKNGGMDHQ, from the coding sequence ATGTTGCGTAACCTGTTTCTAACCGCCCTTACATCGTTAATAGTCTTCGGTACTACCCTGGCCGGTACGACACCCCGCGATGACAAGGAAAAAGAAGTAAAAATCAAAACCTCGGCCATTTGTGGCATGTGTAAGGCCCGCATCGAGCGGAATCTGGCCTTTGAGAAAGGGGTGAAAGAGTCGACGTTGGATGTCAAGTCTAAAGTCGTAACTATCAAATACAACCCCGCCAAAACCGACGTGGCGAAACTGAAAGCCAACATCAGCAAAACGGGCTACGACGCTGAGGAGGTAGCTGCCGATGAAGCAGGCTATGCCAAACTGCCAAGCTGCTGCAAGAAAAACGGCGGTATGGACCACCAGTAA
- a CDS encoding alpha/beta hydrolase, with protein sequence MLRFTRWSVALTLVAGLTLTSCEDHRIALPGQSIQPTGPKPDFAPTIRPQMQAVIEELQRLNPTPLYTLTTEQARSRPSFKDAVNAVLDKNGIAPPKAMVTKSERMIPGAGGTPIRVVLYKPEGASASAPVIVYFHGGGWVIGSPEVYEYSTLALAQNTGAVVMSVDYRLSPENKFPTAHEDAYAAYKWAKENAAAIGGNAAKVAVAGESAGGNMAVTVSMMARDRGLGLPVHILSVFPVANNDLFSPSYNQYANAVPLSRPLVQWFVERYFNTPADGDSPLISLTDVANLSGLPPTTIIGAEIDPLQSEGMALREKLKSVGVPVTYQLYEGVTHEFFGMYAVVPEAAQAQALAATQLRNAFK encoded by the coding sequence ATGCTCCGTTTCACGCGCTGGTCTGTCGCGTTGACACTAGTGGCCGGACTCACGCTGACGTCCTGCGAAGACCACCGGATTGCCCTGCCCGGTCAGTCTATTCAGCCAACAGGTCCCAAGCCGGACTTTGCCCCCACGATCAGGCCGCAAATGCAGGCCGTCATTGAAGAACTGCAGCGGCTAAATCCGACGCCCCTCTACACGCTCACCACCGAGCAGGCGCGCAGCCGCCCGTCGTTTAAAGACGCGGTAAACGCTGTACTGGACAAAAACGGAATTGCTCCACCTAAAGCGATGGTGACCAAGAGTGAACGGATGATTCCGGGCGCGGGCGGCACCCCCATTCGCGTGGTTCTCTACAAACCCGAAGGTGCGTCGGCATCAGCGCCCGTTATCGTTTATTTCCACGGGGGCGGCTGGGTTATTGGCAGCCCGGAAGTATATGAATACTCGACCCTGGCACTGGCTCAGAACACGGGTGCGGTTGTTATGTCGGTCGATTATCGGTTGTCACCAGAGAATAAATTCCCGACAGCACACGAAGATGCTTATGCCGCGTATAAGTGGGCGAAAGAGAACGCTGCTGCCATTGGCGGTAACGCAGCAAAGGTGGCCGTAGCGGGCGAGAGCGCCGGGGGTAACATGGCCGTTACGGTATCGATGATGGCGCGCGACCGTGGTCTTGGTTTGCCGGTCCATATTCTGTCGGTATTTCCGGTGGCCAATAACGACCTGTTCTCTCCTTCCTACAACCAGTATGCCAATGCTGTACCGCTCAGCCGGCCGCTGGTTCAGTGGTTCGTTGAGCGCTACTTCAATACGCCCGCCGATGGCGACAGCCCCCTTATTTCCCTGACGGACGTAGCTAATTTGAGTGGTCTACCACCGACGACGATTATCGGTGCCGAAATTGATCCGCTTCAGAGTGAAGGAATGGCGCTGCGGGAGAAACTGAAATCGGTTGGTGTCCCGGTTACCTACCAACTGTATGAAGGCGTGACGCACGAATTTTTTGGTATGTACGCCGTTGTACCCGAGGCCGCCCAGGCGCAGGCCCTGGCGGCAACTCAACTCCGCAACGCGTTTAAATAA
- a CDS encoding helix-turn-helix transcriptional regulator, with amino-acid sequence MNRLDRLTAILIHLQTKRVVRAQELSDRFNISLRTVYRDVRSLEEAGVPIGAEAGVGYFLNDYHLPPVSFTNTEASALLLAGKLIEKWADKSIRTEFESALFKIKSVLKRHDQEHLDDLDKLVSVSNPVVRQPYSDTLLTTIQQAVARQHVLDVLYHSGYNDAVTRREVEPVGLYHYGMAWHLIGYCRVRADYRDFRVDRIRELTDTNQRFPRHERLSLQEYLELIKRKFDRPSVVATVIFEKAIVRHLNEQKYIWGFLSEEDLGEHVRIQLCTPFVDGLARWLLSYGKYVTIEEPPLLLDKMRSLAGEVNAHYGKAADPNDPFSGQTPENEGSDRRERKVQLSVV; translated from the coding sequence ATGAATCGACTCGACCGCCTGACGGCCATCCTGATACACCTCCAGACCAAACGTGTTGTGCGGGCGCAGGAGCTGTCCGACCGTTTTAACATCAGCCTGCGAACCGTTTACCGCGATGTCCGGTCGCTCGAAGAAGCAGGGGTCCCCATCGGGGCCGAAGCGGGCGTTGGCTATTTCTTGAATGACTACCACCTGCCACCCGTGTCGTTCACCAACACCGAGGCAAGCGCCCTGCTGCTGGCGGGTAAGCTCATCGAAAAATGGGCGGATAAATCGATTCGTACGGAATTTGAGTCGGCACTGTTTAAGATAAAATCAGTATTGAAACGACACGATCAGGAACACCTCGATGATCTGGACAAGCTCGTGAGCGTTTCTAATCCGGTTGTTCGCCAGCCCTATTCGGATACCTTACTGACTACTATTCAGCAGGCCGTTGCCCGGCAGCATGTGCTCGACGTCCTCTATCACTCGGGCTACAACGATGCGGTTACCCGGCGCGAGGTCGAGCCGGTGGGCCTTTACCATTACGGTATGGCCTGGCACCTGATCGGTTACTGCCGCGTTAGGGCCGATTACCGCGATTTCCGGGTCGACCGCATCCGCGAACTGACCGATACGAACCAGCGCTTTCCCCGCCACGAGCGGCTCTCGCTGCAGGAATACCTCGAACTAATCAAACGTAAATTCGATCGACCCTCCGTTGTGGCTACGGTAATTTTTGAAAAAGCCATTGTCCGGCACCTGAATGAGCAGAAATACATCTGGGGCTTTTTGAGCGAAGAAGACCTAGGCGAGCACGTCCGTATCCAGTTGTGTACTCCCTTCGTGGATGGCCTGGCGCGCTGGCTCCTTTCTTACGGTAAATACGTAACGATTGAAGAGCCTCCACTCCTGCTCGACAAGATGCGTAGTCTGGCCGGTGAGGTCAACGCGCATTACGGTAAGGCAGCGGACCCGAACGACCCGTTCTCCGGCCAGACTCCGGAAAACGAAGGCAGCGACAGGCGCGAAAGGAAGGTTCAGCTGAGTGTCGTATAG
- a CDS encoding GNAT family N-acetyltransferase: MNDSPANKATVTENKHHHRFELKTGDKLSIVDYEQVDDETLALTHTEVDPSLEGQGVGTHLVEGVLAFAEQNNLKIVPLCPFVAVYIKRHPDWSRIVSTKYSAQDF; encoded by the coding sequence ATGAATGACAGCCCTGCCAATAAGGCGACCGTTACGGAAAACAAGCACCACCACCGGTTTGAACTCAAAACCGGGGACAAACTGTCGATCGTCGATTATGAGCAGGTTGATGACGAAACGCTTGCCCTAACCCATACCGAAGTCGACCCCAGCCTGGAGGGGCAGGGCGTTGGTACACACTTGGTTGAGGGTGTTTTGGCATTTGCCGAACAGAACAACCTGAAAATTGTCCCCCTTTGTCCGTTCGTGGCGGTCTACATCAAACGCCATCCTGACTGGAGCCGGATCGTGTCGACCAAGTACAGCGCGCAGGACTTCTAA
- a CDS encoding sterol desaturase family protein yields the protein MKDLIQYAIPGFILLLVAEVILTARQQKDYYDAKDTAGSLTMGIGNVVVGFVGKAIVFGTYSLVYQFRLFTVDMTQTWAWVVLFIADDFSYYWFHRISHSSRYFWASHVVHHSSQKYNLGTALRQTWTGTLSGAFVFWIWLPLVGFSPVAVMTMQAISLLYQFWIHTEHINKLPAPIEFIFNTPSHHRVHHGSNLAYLDKNHAGILIIWDRLFGTFEPERDRPTYGLTTNLNSHNPFRIAFHEWTSIGRDVSRAGSFRTAVGYIFGPPGWSHDGSRKTTKQLLEAEKRQAVVTRTDSVTV from the coding sequence ATGAAGGACCTGATTCAATACGCCATTCCCGGCTTTATCCTGCTGCTGGTTGCGGAGGTTATCCTAACCGCGCGGCAGCAGAAAGACTATTACGACGCCAAAGACACGGCCGGGAGCCTGACTATGGGCATTGGCAATGTAGTGGTGGGATTTGTGGGCAAAGCCATCGTTTTCGGCACCTATTCACTCGTCTATCAATTCCGGCTCTTTACGGTCGATATGACCCAGACGTGGGCCTGGGTCGTGCTGTTCATTGCCGACGATTTCAGCTACTATTGGTTCCACCGCATCAGCCACAGCAGCCGTTATTTCTGGGCGTCGCACGTTGTACACCACTCCTCGCAGAAGTACAACCTTGGTACGGCGCTACGGCAGACCTGGACGGGTACGCTGTCGGGCGCATTTGTGTTCTGGATCTGGCTGCCACTGGTCGGGTTTTCGCCGGTCGCCGTAATGACTATGCAGGCGATCAGTCTGCTGTATCAATTCTGGATTCATACCGAGCACATAAACAAGCTCCCCGCTCCCATCGAATTTATTTTCAACACACCCTCCCACCACCGCGTACACCACGGATCGAACCTGGCGTATCTCGACAAAAATCACGCGGGCATCTTAATTATCTGGGATCGGCTGTTTGGTACGTTCGAGCCGGAGCGCGACCGGCCGACGTATGGATTGACCACGAACCTTAACTCGCACAATCCGTTCCGGATTGCCTTCCACGAGTGGACTTCCATTGGCAGGGATGTAAGCCGGGCGGGCTCGTTCCGTACTGCAGTGGGCTATATTTTCGGACCACCGGGCTGGAGCCACGACGGAAGCCGGAAAACCACGAAACAATTGCTGGAAGCCGAAAAACGACAGGCCGTTGTGACCCGAACCGATTCAGTTACGGTTTAG
- the rho gene encoding transcription termination factor Rho — translation MYNIEDLNAKLLSELRPIADNFGIRDNAKFQKKELIYEILKKQSVMPGPEIVEGAAAPAPVTEEAPRRGRRPKAVAVSTETPAETAAPVVPDSSPVSRPVADGPDSSRTRQRVRRDASAADTPAPTPEDGMTTPVDGAAVETKPGTFPSDAQPLQTEGAASPAETQAAVTETPAPTSTPDQVSTPRLRNERDNQRTDLNRQQRPLRSDGSQPVGRDGANGRQRTDVNRDNTQPRRDRIERPRDGGEPYNRSSSVGQRPRTTRPVADDKTAAYGTRPDEEFLTPTVVSEDNAGNMQTSPEAVAPSPAVEQPENQPADNQDGQTQQSDQPQTGQPAQQIHQPSREAQEYQNRIRRQYNQHIREFDGIIDNEGVLEIMQDGGYGFLRSADYNYLASPDDIYVSPSQIKLFGLKTGDTVRGAIRPPKEGEKYFALLRVSTVNGKTTEEIRDRIPFEYLTPLFPEEQLHLSNRPENYSSRVLDLFAPIGKGQRGMIVAQPKTGKTVLLKEIANAITRNHPEVYLIVLLIDERPEEVTDMARSVNAEVISSTFDEQADRHVKVSSMVLEKAKRMVECGHDVVILLDSITRLARAYNTVVPSSGKILSGGVDANALHRPKRFFGAARNVENGGSLTIIATALIDTGSKMDEVIFEEFKGTGNMELQLDRKLANKRIYPAVDVMASGTRREDLLLDKETLQRVWILRKHMSDMNPMESMDFLLDRMKGTRSNEEFLISMNR, via the coding sequence ATGTATAATATTGAAGATTTGAATGCTAAGCTCCTCTCCGAGCTGCGCCCGATTGCCGATAATTTTGGAATTCGTGACAATGCCAAATTCCAGAAAAAAGAACTGATTTACGAGATACTGAAAAAACAGTCGGTTATGCCCGGCCCGGAAATTGTTGAGGGTGCGGCTGCCCCGGCGCCCGTAACGGAAGAAGCACCCCGGCGCGGCCGTCGGCCCAAAGCGGTTGCCGTAAGCACGGAAACTCCCGCCGAAACCGCGGCCCCTGTAGTGCCTGACAGTAGCCCCGTTAGTCGCCCCGTGGCCGATGGCCCTGATAGCAGCCGTACCCGCCAGCGCGTTCGTCGTGACGCCAGCGCTGCCGATACCCCGGCTCCGACGCCCGAAGATGGTATGACCACGCCCGTCGACGGGGCAGCCGTTGAAACAAAGCCCGGTACGTTTCCCAGTGATGCCCAGCCGCTTCAGACGGAGGGCGCAGCCAGCCCGGCAGAAACCCAGGCGGCTGTTACCGAAACCCCGGCTCCAACCAGTACGCCCGACCAAGTGTCGACACCCCGGCTGCGGAACGAACGCGATAACCAGCGCACTGACCTGAACCGACAGCAGCGGCCCCTCCGGTCGGATGGCAGTCAGCCCGTTGGTCGTGATGGTGCCAATGGCCGGCAACGTACAGACGTCAACCGTGACAACACTCAACCCCGCCGCGACCGTATCGAACGGCCACGCGACGGCGGTGAACCTTATAACCGGTCAAGTTCCGTTGGTCAGCGCCCCCGGACTACGCGCCCGGTGGCAGACGATAAAACAGCCGCTTACGGTACGCGTCCGGACGAAGAGTTTCTAACGCCAACCGTCGTCTCGGAAGACAATGCGGGCAATATGCAGACTTCGCCGGAAGCCGTAGCGCCGTCGCCAGCCGTTGAGCAGCCCGAAAACCAGCCAGCTGACAACCAGGACGGTCAGACCCAGCAGAGTGACCAGCCTCAAACAGGTCAGCCAGCTCAGCAGATCCACCAGCCCTCGCGCGAAGCGCAGGAATACCAGAACCGGATTCGTCGCCAGTACAACCAGCACATCCGCGAGTTTGACGGAATCATCGACAACGAAGGTGTTCTGGAAATCATGCAGGATGGTGGCTACGGGTTTTTGCGCTCGGCCGATTACAACTACCTCGCCAGCCCGGACGATATTTATGTGTCGCCTTCGCAAATCAAATTATTCGGTCTGAAAACCGGCGATACCGTCCGCGGGGCCATTCGCCCGCCCAAAGAAGGCGAAAAGTATTTTGCCCTTCTGCGGGTATCAACCGTGAACGGTAAGACCACCGAGGAAATTCGCGACCGGATTCCGTTCGAATACCTGACCCCGCTCTTCCCGGAAGAACAACTTCACCTGAGCAACCGGCCCGAGAACTATTCGTCGCGGGTACTGGACCTGTTCGCCCCCATTGGTAAAGGGCAGCGCGGTATGATCGTGGCCCAGCCCAAGACGGGTAAAACCGTTTTGCTGAAAGAGATTGCCAATGCCATCACGCGGAATCACCCCGAGGTATACCTCATTGTTTTGCTGATTGACGAACGGCCGGAAGAAGTAACGGATATGGCCCGGAGCGTCAACGCCGAAGTTATTTCGTCAACCTTCGATGAGCAGGCCGACCGGCACGTGAAAGTGTCGAGTATGGTGCTGGAAAAAGCCAAGCGTATGGTCGAATGCGGGCACGACGTGGTTATCCTCCTGGATTCGATCACGCGTCTGGCCCGGGCTTACAATACAGTTGTTCCTTCATCGGGTAAGATTCTATCGGGTGGTGTGGATGCCAACGCGCTCCACCGGCCCAAGCGTTTCTTCGGCGCTGCCCGTAACGTTGAGAATGGCGGCTCACTGACGATCATTGCCACCGCGCTGATCGATACGGGTTCCAAGATGGACGAGGTTATTTTCGAGGAATTCAAAGGCACCGGTAACATGGAACTTCAGCTCGATCGAAAACTGGCCAACAAACGCATCTACCCCGCCGTAGATGTAATGGCCTCGGGTACGCGCCGGGAGGATCTGTTGCTGGATAAAGAAACGCTGCAACGCGTCTGGATTCTGCGCAAACACATGTCGGACATGAACCCTATGGAAAGCATGGACTTCCTGCTCGACCGCATGAAAGGTACCCGGAGCAACGAAGAATTTCTGATTTCGATGAACCGGTAA
- a CDS encoding oxidoreductase → MAKTVLVTGASAGIGKATAILLAQNGYNVYGAARRIERMHDLLSYGIKPIGLDVTSEESIVNCEQQITNEAGAIDILVNNAGFGSSGAVEDLSIDEARYQLDVNVFGAMRLTQLVLPKMRANNWGKIVNISSIGGKVAFPLAGWYHASKFALEALSDSLRMEVKQFGIDVIVIEPGGVKSEWADISNEKMTAVSGHTAYKDMVVSTQKATTNLALPEPIVIAELIKKGIEAKRPKTRYVGGYGARPILFLRKILPDTLFQKVILSQTKG, encoded by the coding sequence ATGGCAAAGACAGTTTTAGTTACAGGCGCTTCGGCAGGAATCGGAAAAGCAACGGCCATCTTACTCGCCCAAAATGGCTACAATGTCTACGGGGCCGCCCGCAGGATAGAAAGAATGCACGATCTCCTTAGTTACGGCATCAAGCCAATAGGACTGGACGTAACGTCTGAGGAAAGCATTGTCAATTGTGAGCAACAAATTACCAACGAAGCAGGAGCGATTGACATTCTGGTCAATAATGCCGGCTTTGGTTCGAGTGGTGCGGTAGAAGATCTTTCCATTGATGAGGCACGGTACCAGCTAGATGTTAATGTATTTGGTGCCATGCGGTTGACTCAACTGGTACTACCAAAAATGCGGGCAAATAACTGGGGTAAGATCGTGAATATTTCTTCCATAGGTGGTAAAGTTGCCTTTCCTCTGGCCGGTTGGTATCACGCCAGTAAATTTGCTCTGGAAGCATTGAGTGACAGCTTACGAATGGAAGTTAAACAATTTGGGATTGACGTTATTGTGATTGAACCGGGTGGGGTAAAATCAGAGTGGGCCGACATCTCCAATGAAAAAATGACAGCAGTCTCGGGACATACGGCCTATAAAGATATGGTAGTTTCCACGCAAAAAGCGACTACTAACCTGGCACTCCCGGAGCCAATCGTTATCGCAGAACTGATAAAAAAAGGTATTGAAGCAAAACGTCCTAAAACGCGGTATGTTGGCGGATACGGGGCAAGACCAATCCTTTTTTTACGAAAGATTTTACCTGATACGTTGTTCCAGAAAGTGATTTTAAGTCAAACAAAAGGGTAA
- a CDS encoding helix-turn-helix domain-containing protein, translating into MQKQPQQQIVLYSCTTDEFGHDPFVSEHWLVLIVSGSSELFSQQGIVSNPAGTLGLIRKNQLVKAIKKVGNTHTFSSISICLDQKTLQKFSADYGVVADGTYVGESNVIMDVDQAINNYFTSLMPYFAQPEKLTPTLAQIKTMEVIELLLRKASLKNFLFDFSEPRKLDLEAYMNRHFSYNVPLAQFAKLTGRSLSAFKRDFAVIFRSTPERWLQKKKLEMAYFLIAHKKKKPSDVYLETGFENLSHFSVAFKKEYGINPSVLLKHTNAVTP; encoded by the coding sequence ATGCAAAAACAGCCTCAGCAACAGATCGTGTTGTACTCCTGCACAACCGATGAATTCGGACATGATCCTTTTGTGTCCGAGCATTGGCTAGTACTAATTGTTTCGGGAAGTTCAGAACTGTTTTCTCAACAGGGAATTGTATCAAATCCCGCAGGAACACTGGGTTTGATCAGAAAAAATCAACTAGTGAAAGCGATAAAGAAAGTTGGCAATACCCACACGTTTTCGTCTATCAGCATTTGTTTAGATCAAAAAACGTTACAGAAATTTAGTGCCGACTATGGCGTTGTAGCAGACGGCACGTACGTCGGTGAGTCAAATGTCATTATGGATGTAGATCAGGCTATAAACAACTACTTCACTTCGCTGATGCCCTATTTTGCGCAACCTGAAAAACTGACCCCAACCCTCGCGCAGATTAAAACAATGGAGGTCATTGAGTTATTGTTACGTAAGGCTTCATTGAAAAACTTTTTATTTGATTTTAGTGAACCGCGTAAACTGGATCTGGAAGCGTACATGAATCGACATTTTTCGTATAACGTACCCCTCGCCCAATTTGCGAAACTGACAGGCCGGAGCCTTTCGGCCTTTAAACGCGACTTTGCGGTTATCTTTCGATCGACTCCTGAACGATGGCTGCAAAAAAAGAAACTGGAAATGGCCTATTTTCTGATTGCACACAAAAAGAAAAAACCATCAGATGTTTACCTGGAAACCGGCTTTGAAAATCTTTCTCACTTTTCCGTAGCGTTCAAAAAAGAGTATGGCATAAACCCCTCCGTTTTGTTAAAACACACCAATGCGGTGACTCCCTGA
- a CDS encoding helix-turn-helix transcriptional regulator → MFLLKGSIKAYDGRKHYGLQSGNCFIARKNHLIRYTKFKEDDQFVKIIITLDEPFLKRFIQRHAYAAGPSTYGDSFLVVNENPFIKQYIQSLEPYYSSDSKLDETFADIKREELLLILLSAQPELAATFFNFSAPHKIDLEAYMQQNFRFNISLEQFAFLTGRSLSSFKRDFKSTFGMTPGSWLLKKRLDEAYFQLSHQHQRPGTVYLEVGFEDLSHFSFVFKKTFGKTPSEVAASGL, encoded by the coding sequence ATGTTTCTTCTGAAGGGGTCGATAAAGGCCTATGATGGGAGAAAGCACTACGGTCTGCAATCTGGGAATTGCTTCATCGCCCGGAAAAATCACTTAATTCGGTATACCAAATTCAAGGAAGATGACCAGTTTGTCAAAATCATCATTACGCTGGATGAGCCCTTCCTGAAACGCTTTATCCAACGGCATGCTTACGCAGCAGGCCCGTCAACCTACGGTGATTCGTTTCTGGTTGTCAACGAGAACCCATTTATTAAACAGTACATCCAATCACTGGAGCCGTATTACTCCAGTGATTCAAAACTCGATGAGACCTTTGCCGATATAAAACGGGAAGAACTTTTACTGATTTTGTTAAGTGCGCAACCCGAATTAGCAGCTACCTTTTTCAATTTTAGTGCCCCCCACAAGATTGATTTAGAAGCGTATATGCAGCAAAATTTTCGATTCAATATTAGTCTGGAACAATTTGCATTTCTGACCGGACGAAGTCTTTCTTCGTTCAAGCGGGATTTCAAAAGTACTTTTGGCATGACGCCAGGAAGCTGGCTGTTGAAAAAACGACTGGATGAAGCTTATTTTCAACTCAGCCATCAACATCAGAGACCGGGTACTGTCTATCTGGAAGTAGGCTTTGAAGACTTATCTCATTTCTCTTTTGTATTCAAAAAGACCTTCGGAAAAACGCCGTCAGAAGTAGCGGCTAGCGGGCTGTAA
- a CDS encoding SDR family oxidoreductase: MFLYLKQETMTNQATPVLVTGGTGFVGVHIVLKLLQNGYTVKTTLRSLAKKEVIVQALSESGMVNLEKLTYVEADLTADGGWDEAAKGCTYVLHVASPFPLVQPEDENELIIPAREGTLRVLRAARKAGVKRVVMTSSFAAIGYSINPRGHIFTENDWTDEHAPVQAYIKSKTIAEKAAWHFISEQGEGLELTVINPVGIFGPVIGGIVPASYEGVVKAIIDGTVTESPQFTFGVVDVRDVADIHIKAMLLSEAKGQRFLAASDGVVSFYDVAQLIQKERPEKGEMIANLKPVDPTYYIDMSNRKAKDLLNWHPRSKEEAILASLDSEITE, translated from the coding sequence TTGTTTCTGTATTTAAAACAGGAAACAATGACTAATCAAGCTACACCCGTATTAGTAACTGGGGGCACTGGTTTTGTAGGAGTTCACATCGTTTTGAAGCTGCTCCAAAACGGATATACCGTCAAAACAACACTACGCTCCTTGGCGAAGAAAGAAGTGATTGTGCAGGCGCTGAGCGAATCCGGCATGGTCAATTTAGAAAAATTGACCTATGTAGAAGCCGATTTGACTGCCGATGGTGGCTGGGACGAAGCGGCTAAAGGATGCACCTATGTTTTGCACGTGGCCTCCCCTTTTCCGTTGGTACAGCCTGAAGACGAGAACGAACTCATCATTCCGGCCCGCGAGGGTACGTTAAGGGTCTTGAGAGCAGCCCGAAAAGCGGGTGTCAAACGTGTAGTGATGACCTCTTCGTTTGCAGCGATTGGCTACAGTATTAATCCAAGAGGGCATATTTTTACGGAAAACGACTGGACCGATGAACATGCTCCGGTTCAAGCCTACATCAAATCCAAAACGATAGCCGAAAAAGCGGCCTGGCATTTTATCAGCGAACAGGGAGAGGGTCTAGAACTAACGGTTATCAATCCGGTAGGCATTTTTGGTCCCGTTATTGGTGGTATTGTTCCGGCTTCGTATGAGGGAGTAGTTAAAGCAATCATTGACGGTACGGTTACCGAAAGCCCCCAATTTACTTTTGGGGTGGTTGATGTGCGTGATGTAGCCGATATTCATATCAAAGCCATGTTGCTATCCGAAGCTAAAGGCCAACGGTTTCTAGCGGCCTCTGACGGCGTAGTCAGCTTTTACGATGTGGCCCAGCTGATCCAAAAAGAACGGCCCGAAAAAGGCGAAATGATCGCCAACCTTAAACCTGTTGATCCAACGTATTACATCGACATGTCGAATCGAAAAGCCAAAGACCTATTAAATTGGCACCCACGCAGCAAAGAAGAGGCTATTTTAGCCAGTCTGGACAGCGAGATTACGGAGTAA
- a CDS encoding DedA family protein, whose amino-acid sequence MHLESLLITYGYPILFVGILLEGEAFLILAAYLAHRGYFSLPVVIGLATLASFTMAQIWFVLGNRFGPALLNRRPAWQARLVRVDTLLQRYGSSLVLGFRALFGLRTLIPVAIGISTYPTRQFALLNGLGALIWALVVALAGNTIAQGLDVLLTDLRQHELAAVVIIALIGLVWGLIRFLRQPKVL is encoded by the coding sequence ATGCATCTGGAATCCTTACTCATCACCTACGGCTATCCCATCCTGTTTGTGGGTATACTGCTAGAAGGCGAAGCGTTCTTGATCCTGGCCGCTTATCTAGCCCACCGAGGCTATTTCTCCCTACCTGTCGTAATTGGTCTGGCCACTCTGGCCTCCTTTACGATGGCCCAGATCTGGTTTGTGCTTGGTAACCGCTTTGGCCCCGCCCTACTGAACCGTCGCCCCGCCTGGCAAGCACGTCTGGTTCGGGTAGATACCCTGCTGCAGCGGTACGGGAGCAGCCTGGTGCTAGGGTTTCGCGCCCTGTTCGGCTTACGGACTCTCATTCCGGTTGCCATTGGTATATCGACCTACCCAACTCGCCAGTTTGCCCTGCTGAATGGCTTGGGAGCGCTGATCTGGGCTCTGGTGGTTGCCCTGGCAGGTAACACGATTGCTCAGGGATTGGACGTACTGCTTACCGATCTACGGCAACACGAATTAGCCGCCGTCGTCATAATAGCCCTGATCGGTTTAGTTTGGGGGCTCATTCGTTTCCTACGACAGCCTAAAGTGTTATAA
- a CDS encoding VOC family protein — protein MRQLTFASLQVNNLEASTDFYQQKLGFSVADLNAQACVFTYNQGQASFAIRTPLEPLERRELGVGVAIWFAVDKNVDELKAEFISNGVTTAGPVIQTPFGRAFHVKDIDGYKLTFLESN, from the coding sequence ATGAGACAGTTAACCTTTGCGTCATTGCAAGTCAATAATCTGGAAGCATCAACAGACTTCTACCAACAAAAATTAGGTTTTAGCGTGGCCGATCTTAATGCGCAAGCCTGTGTATTTACCTATAATCAAGGGCAGGCCAGTTTCGCCATTCGTACCCCGCTTGAACCGCTGGAAAGACGAGAGTTGGGGGTTGGCGTAGCGATCTGGTTTGCGGTCGACAAAAATGTAGATGAGTTGAAAGCAGAATTCATAAGTAACGGAGTGACCACCGCCGGTCCAGTTATCCAAACCCCTTTCGGCAGGGCATTCCACGTCAAAGATATTGACGGCTACAAGCTCACATTTTTAGAGTCAAACTAG